Proteins found in one Arachis stenosperma cultivar V10309 chromosome 8, arast.V10309.gnm1.PFL2, whole genome shotgun sequence genomic segment:
- the LOC130944172 gene encoding protein DUF642 L-GALACTONO-1,4-LACTONE-RESPONSIVE GENE 2-like isoform X3, whose amino-acid sequence MKGTVVTKRDAIPEWEISGLVEYIKAGQKQGDMLLVVPEGAHAVRLGNGASIKQRIMVIKGNYYSITFVVARTCAQNERLNVSVAPDWVVLPMQTLYSSDGWDAYAWSFQADYSLAELVIHNPRSKEEDQACGPLIDSVAIKALYPPRPTKINILKNGGFEEGPYIFPNTSWGVLIPPNIVDLSDHSPIPAWIVESLKAVKYIDSQHFSVPQGNRAVELVAGKESAIAQVVRTVVGRTYLLTFDVGDAGDSCEGPMVVEVYAAKENTRVSYESKGKGGFKLGFLKFKAISTRTRIVFLSSFYTMKSDSSLCGPVIDDVRLISVHNS is encoded by the exons ATGAAAGGCACGGTGGTGACGAAGCGCGACGCCATACCGGAGTGGGAGATCTCCGGCTTAGTTGAGTACATAAAAGCAGGTCAAAAACAAGGTGACATGTTGCTAGTAGTGCCAGAGGGTGCACATGCAGTGAGGCTTGGCAATGGTGCTTCAATTAAACAGAGAATCATGGTCATAAAAGGAAATTACTATTCCATAACGTTTGTGGTGGCTCGCACGTGTGCACAAAATGAGAGACTCAATGTTTCTGTGGCACCAGATTGGGTTGTGTTACCTATGCAAACGTTGTATAGTAGTGACGGTTGGGATGCTTATGCTTGGTCTTTTCAAGCAGATTACTCTCTTGCTGAGTTGGTTATTCATAATCCAAGATCAAAGGAAGAGGATCAAGCTTGTGGACCACTCATTGATTCCGTTGCTATCAAAGCTCTCTACCCTCCTAGACCAACTAAAA TTAACATATTAAAGAACGGTGGATTTGAAGAAGGACCATACATATTCCCAAACACATCATGGGGTGTGCTAATTCCACCAAACATTGTAGACCTAAGTGACCACTCTCCCATACCAGCATGGATTGTAGAGTCCTTAAAAGCAGTGAAGTATATAGATTCTCAACACTTCTCTGTCCCACAAGGAAACAGAGCAGTGGAGCTTGTAGCTGGAAAAGAAAGTGCCATTGCACAAGTTGTAAGAACAGTTGTTGGCAGAACCTATCTCCTTACTTTTGATGTTGGAGATGCTGGTGATTCATGTGAAGGCCCAATGGTTGTTGAAGTCTATGCAGCAAAAGAGAACACAAGAGTGTCTTATGAATCAAAGGGTAAAGGTGGCTTCAAACTTGGGTTTCTCAAGTTTAAGGCTATTAGCACAAGAACTAGAATTGTGTTCCTCAGCTCCTTCTATACCATGAAGAGTGATTCATCTTTATGTGGCCCGGTTATTGATGATGTCAGGTTGATTAGCGTTCATAACTCTTAA